The nucleotide window tgtacagtatgtgtacctttatgtatttgtacagtatgtgtacctttatgtatttgagcagtatgtgtacctttatgtatttgaacagtatgtgtacctttatgtatttgtacagtatgtgtacctttatgtatttgtacagtatgtgtacctttatgtatttgtacagtatgtgtacctttatgtatttgtacagtatgtgtacctttatgtatttgtacagtatgtgtacctttatgtatttgaacagtatgtgtacctttatgtatttgtacagtatgtgtacctttatgtatttgtacagtatgtgtacctttatgtatttgaacagtatgtgtacctttatgtatttgtacagtatgtgtacctttatgtatttgtacagtatgtgtacctttatgtatttgtacagtatgtgtacctttatgtatttgagcagtatgtgtacctttatgtatttgtacagtatgtgtacctttatgtatttgcagtatgtgtacatttattgtacctttatgtatttgtacagtatgtgtacctttatgtatttgagcagtatgtgtacctttatgtatttgtacagtatgtgtacctttATGTATTTGAGCAGTATGTGTACCGTTATgtatttgtacagtatgtgtacctttatgtatttgaccagtatgtgtacctttatgtatttgaacagtatgtgtacctttatgtatttgagcagtatgtgtacctttatgtatttgtacagtatgtgtacctttatgtatttgaacagtatgtgtacctttatgtatttgagcagtatgtgtacctttatgtatttgaacagtatgtgtacctttatgtatttgagcagtatgtgtacctttatgtatttgtacagtatgtgtacctttGTGTATTTGAACATGTGTTTGCTAATTACACATTTAATTGTTAAAGGCATTACATTTGTTTAATGTAGTGTTTTGATACTTGATATAGTGTCCTATAAGGCCATGTGGGCTGGGCACCAGTTGGTGAATGACGATTGGTGCCATGTACTATATGTACAGAATGTTActctgtggtacagctctgtGGTACAGTAATGTGGTACAGCTCTGTGGTACAGTAATGTGGTACAGCTCTGTGGTACAGTAATGTGATACAGTCATGTGGTACAATAATGTGGTACAGctctgtggtacagctctgtGATACAGTAATGTGGTACAGCTCTGTGATACAGTAATGTGGTACAGTAATGTGGTACAGTCATGTGGTACAGTAATGTGGTACAGCTCTGTGATACAGTAATGTGGTACAGCTCTGTGATACAGTAATGTGGTACAGCTCTGTGATACAGTAATGTGGTACAGCTCTGTGATACAGTAATGTGGTACAGTAATGTGGTACAGTAATGTGGTACAGCTCTGTGATACAGTAATGTGGTACAGCTCTGTGATACAGTAATGTGGTACAGCTCTGTGGTACAGTAATGTGGTACAGTAATGTGGTACAGTAATGTGGTACAGctctgtggtacagctctgtgatacagtaatgtggtacagtaatgtggtacagctctgtggtacagctctgtggtacagtaatgtggtacagtaatgtggtgcagtaatgtggtacagctctgtggtacagtaatgtggtgcagtaatacagtacagtaatgtggtacaggtctgtggtacagctctgtggtacagctctgtGATACAGTAATGTGGTACAGTAATGTGGTGTAGTAATGTGGTGCAGTAATGTGGTACAGGTCTGTGGTACAGCTCTGTGATACAGTAATGTGGTACAGTAATGTGGTGTAGTAATGTGGTGCAGTAATGTGGTACAGTAATGTGGTACAGctctgtggtacagctctgtGATACAGTAATGTGGTACAGTAATGTGGTGTAGTAATGTGGTACAGCTCTGTGATACAGTAATGTGGTACAGTAATGTGGTGCAGTAATGTGGTGCAGTAATGTGGTACAGGTCT belongs to Oncorhynchus keta strain PuntledgeMale-10-30-2019 unplaced genomic scaffold, Oket_V2 Un_contig_1034_pilon_pilon, whole genome shotgun sequence and includes:
- the LOC127916961 gene encoding uncharacterized protein LOC127916961 isoform X2 — encoded protein: MPLTIKCVISKHMFKYTKVHILYKYIKVHILLKYIKVHILFKYIKVHILLKYIKVHILFKYIKVHILYKYIKVHILLKYIKVHILFKYIKVHILVKYIKVHILYKYITVHILLKYIKVHILYKYIKVHILLKYIKVHILYKYIKVHILLKYIKVHILYKYIKVHILYKYIKVHILYKYIKVHILYKYIKVHILYKYIKVHILYKYIKVHILYKYIKVHILFKYIKVHILLKYIKVHILYKYIKVHILYKYIKVHILYKYIKVHILFYVGHLYSCCGILIKGSIQSNRSGNTRLIPDLTAISKGEQFPHFHPTTCILHWNL
- the LOC127916961 gene encoding uncharacterized protein LOC127916961 isoform X17, producing MPLTIKCVISKHMFKYTKVHILYKYIKVHILLKYIKVHILFKYIKVHILLKYIKVHILFKYIKVHILYKYIKVHILLKYIKVHILFKYIKVHILVKYIKVHILYKYITVHILLKYIKVHILYKYIKVHILYKYIKVHILYKYIKVHILFKYIKVHILYKYIKVHILYKYIKVHILYKYIKVHILYKYIKVHILYKYIKVHILFKYIKVHILLKYIKVHILYKYIKVHILYKYIKVHILYKYIKVHILFYVGHLYSCCGILIKGSIQSNRSGNTRLIPDLTAISKGEQFPHFHPTTCILHWNL
- the LOC127916961 gene encoding uncharacterized protein LOC127916961 isoform X6, which gives rise to MPLTIKCVISKHMFKYTKVHILYKYIKVHILLKYIKVHILFKYIKVHILLKYIKVHILFKYIKVHILYKYIKVHILLKYIKVHILFKYIKVHILVKYIKVHILYKYITVHILLKYIKVHILYKYIKVHILLKYIKVHILLKYIKVHILYKYIKVHILYKYIKVHILYKYIKVHILYKYIKVHILYKYIKVHILYKYIKVHILYKYIKVHILYKYIKVHILFKYIKVHILLKYIKVHILYKYIKVHILYKYIKVHILYKYIKVHILFYVGHLYSCCGILIKGSIQSNRSGNTRLIPDLTAISKGEQFPHFHPTTCILHWNL
- the LOC127916961 gene encoding uncharacterized protein LOC127916961 isoform X15, yielding MPLTIKCVISKHMFKYTKVHILYKYIKVHILLKYIKVHILFKYIKVHILLKYIKVHILFKYIKVHILYKYIKVHILLKYIKVHILFKYIKVHILVKYIKVHILYKYITVHILLKYIKVHILYKYIKVHILLKYIKVHILYKYIKVHILYKYIKVHILYKYIKVHILYKYIKVHILYKYIKVHILYKYIKVHILYKYIKVHILFKYIKVHILLKYIKVHILYKYIKVHILYKYIKVHILYKYIKVHILFYVGHLYSCCGILIKGSIQSNRSGNTRLIPDLTAISKGEQFPHFHPTTCILHWNL
- the LOC127916961 gene encoding uncharacterized protein LOC127916961 isoform X19 produces the protein MPLTIKCVISKHMFKYTKVHILYKYIKVHILLKYIKVHILFKYIKVHILLKYIKVHILFKYIKVHILYKYIKVHILLKYIKVHILFKYIKVHILVKYIKVHILYKYITVHILLKYIKVHILYKYIKVHILYKYIKVHILYKYIKVHILYKYIKVHILYKYIKVHILYKYIKVHILYKYIKVHILYKYIKVHILYKYIKVHILFKYIKVHILLKYIKVHILYKYIKVHILYKYIKVHILYKYIKVHILFYVGHLYSCCGILIKGSIQSNRSGNTRLIPDLTAISKGEQFPHFHPTTCILHWNL
- the LOC127916961 gene encoding uncharacterized protein LOC127916961 isoform X8, encoding MPLTIKCVISKHMFKYTKVHILYKYIKVHILLKYIKVHILFKYIKVHILLKYIKVHILFKYIKVHILYKYIKVHILLKYIKVHILFKYIKVHILVKYIKVHILYKYITVHILLKYIKVHILYKYIKVHILLKYIKVHILYKYIKVHILLKYIKVHILYKYIKVHILYKYIKVHILYKYIKVHILYKYIKVHILYKYIKVHILYKYIKVHILFKYIKVHILLKYIKVHILYKYIKVHILYKYIKVHILYKYIKVHILFYVGHLYSCCGILIKGSIQSNRSGNTRLIPDLTAISKGEQFPHFHPTTCILHWNL
- the LOC127916961 gene encoding uncharacterized protein LOC127916961 isoform X7; this encodes MPLTIKCVISKHMFKYTKVHILYKYIKVHILLKYIKVHILFKYIKVHILLKYIKVHILFKYIKVHILYKYIKVHILLKYIKVHILFKYIKVHILVKYIKVHILYKYITVHILLKYIKVHILYKYIKVHILLKYIKVHILYKYIKVHILYKYIKVHILYKYIKVHILYKYIKVHILYKYIKVHILYKYIKVHILYKYIKVHILYKYIKVHILYKYIKVHILFKYIKVHILLKYIKVHILYKYIKVHILYKYIKVHILYKYIKVHILFYVGHLYSCCGILIKGSIQSNRSGNTRLIPDLTAISKGEQFPHFHPTTCILHWNL
- the LOC127916961 gene encoding uncharacterized protein LOC127916961 isoform X12, coding for MPLTIKCVISKHMFKYTKVHILYKYIKVHILLKYIKVHILFKYIKVHILLKYIKVHILFKYIKVHILYKYIKVHILLKYIKVHILFKYIKVHILVKYIKVHILYKYITVHILLKYIKVHILYKYIKVHILLKYIKVHILYKYIKVHILLKYIKVHILYKYIKVHILYKYIKVHILYKYIKVHILYKYIKVHILYKYIKVHILYKYIKVHILYKYIKVHILYKYIKVHILYKYIKVHILYKYIKVHILFYVGHLYSCCGILIKGSIQSNRSGNTRLIPDLTAISKGEQFPHFHPTTCILHWNL
- the LOC127916961 gene encoding uncharacterized protein LOC127916961 isoform X16, coding for MPLTIKCVISKHMFKYTKVHILYKYIKVHILLKYIKVHILFKYIKVHILLKYIKVHILFKYIKVHILYKYIKVHILLKYIKVHILFKYIKVHILVKYIKVHILYKYITVHILLKYIKVHILYKYIKVHILYKYIKVHILYKYIKVHILYKYIKVHILYKYIKVHILYKYIKVHILYKYIKVHILYKYIKVHILYKYIKVHILFKYIKVHILLKYIKVHILYKYIKVHILYKYIKVHILYKYIKVHILFYVGHLYSCCGILIKGSIQSNRSGNTRLIPDLTAISKGEQFPHFHPTTCILHWNL
- the LOC127916961 gene encoding uncharacterized protein LOC127916961 isoform X1 gives rise to the protein MPLTIKCVISKHMFKYTKVHILYKYIKVHILLKYIKVHILFKYIKVHILLKYIKVHILFKYIKVHILYKYIKVHILLKYIKVHILFKYIKVHILVKYIKVHILYKYITVHILLKYIKVHILYKYIKVHILLKYIKVHILYKYIKVHILLKYIKVHILYKYIKVHILYKYIKVHILYKYIKVHILYKYIKVHILYKYIKVHILYKYIKVHILYKYIKVHILYKYIKVHILFKYIKVHILLKYIKVHILYKYIKVHILYKYIKVHILYKYIKVHILFYVGHLYSCCGILIKGSIQSNRSGNTRLIPDLTAISKGEQFPHFHPTTCILHWNL
- the LOC127916961 gene encoding uncharacterized protein LOC127916961 isoform X3 yields the protein MPLTIKCVISKHMFKYTKVHILYKYIKVHILLKYIKVHILFKYIKVHILLKYIKVHILFKYIKVHILYKYIKVHILLKYIKVHILFKYIKVHILVKYIKVHILYKYITVHILLKYIKVHILYKYIKVHILLKYIKVHILYKYIKVHILLKYIKVHILYKYIKVHILYKYIKVHILYKYIKVHILYKYIKVHILYKYIKVHILYKYIKVHILYKYIKVHILYKYIKVHILFKYIKVHILLKYIKVHILYKYIKVHILYKYIKVHILFYVGHLYSCCGILIKGSIQSNRSGNTRLIPDLTAISKGEQFPHFHPTTCILHWNL
- the LOC127916961 gene encoding uncharacterized protein LOC127916961 isoform X18, which translates into the protein MPLTIKCVISKHMFKYTKVHILYKYIKVHILLKYIKVHILFKYIKVHILLKYIKVHILFKYIKVHILYKYIKVHILLKYIKVHILFKYIKVHILVKYIKVHILYKYITVHILLKYIKVHILLKYIKVHILYKYIKVHILYKYIKVHILYKYIKVHILYKYIKVHILYKYIKVHILYKYIKVHILYKYIKVHILYKYIKVHILFKYIKVHILLKYIKVHILYKYIKVHILYKYIKVHILYKYIKVHILFYVGHLYSCCGILIKGSIQSNRSGNTRLIPDLTAISKGEQFPHFHPTTCILHWNL
- the LOC127916961 gene encoding uncharacterized protein LOC127916961 isoform X14, whose product is MPLTIKCVISKHMFKYTKVHILYKYIKVHILLKYIKVHILFKYIKVHILLKYIKVHILFKYIKVHILYKYIKVHILLKYIKVHILFKYIKVHILVKYIKVHILYKYITVHILLKYIKVHILYKYIKVHILLKYIKVHILYKYIKVHILLKYIKVHILYKYIKVHILYKYIKVHILYKYIKVHILYKYIKVHILYKYIKVHILYKYIKVHILYKYIKVHILYKYIKVHILYKYITVHILYKYIKVHILFYVGHLYSCCGILIKGSIQSNRSGNTRLIPDLTAISKGEQFPHFHPTTCILHWNL
- the LOC127916961 gene encoding uncharacterized protein LOC127916961 isoform X9; translated protein: MPLTIKCVISKHMFKYTKVHILYKYIKVHILLKYIKVHILFKYIKVHILLKYIKVHILFKYIKVHILYKYIKVHILLKYIKVHILFKYIKVHILVKYIKVHILYKYITVHILLKYIKVHILYKYIKVHILLKYIKVHILYKYIKVHILYKYIKVHILYKYIKVHILYKYIKVHILYKYIKVHILYKYIKVHILYKYIKVHILYKYIKVHILFKYIKVHILLKYIKVHILYKYIKVHILYKYIKVHILYKYIKVHILFYVGHLYSCCGILIKGSIQSNRSGNTRLIPDLTAISKGEQFPHFHPTTCILHWNL
- the LOC127916961 gene encoding uncharacterized protein LOC127916961 isoform X10, with translation MPLTIKCVISKHMFKYTKVHILYKYIKVHILLKYIKVHILFKYIKVHILLKYIKVHILFKYIKVHILYKYIKVHILLKYIKVHILYKYITVHILLKYIKVHILYKYIKVHILLKYIKVHILYKYIKVHILLKYIKVHILYKYIKVHILYKYIKVHILYKYIKVHILYKYIKVHILYKYIKVHILYKYIKVHILYKYIKVHILYKYIKVHILFKYIKVHILLKYIKVHILYKYIKVHILYKYIKVHILYKYIKVHILFYVGHLYSCCGILIKGSIQSNRSGNTRLIPDLTAISKGEQFPHFHPTTCILHWNL
- the LOC127916961 gene encoding uncharacterized protein LOC127916961 isoform X11; amino-acid sequence: MPLTIKCVISKHMFKYTKVHILYKYIKVHILLKYIKVHILFKYIKVHILLKYIKVHILFKYIKVHILYKYIKVHILLKYIKVHILFKYIKVHILVKYIKVHILYKYITVHILLKYIKVHILYKYIKVHILYKYIKVHILYKYIKVHILFKYIKVHILYKYIKVHILYKYIKVHILYKYIKVHILYKYIKVHILYKYIKVHILYKYIKVHILFKYIKVHILLKYIKVHILYKYIKVHILYKYIKVHILYKYIKVHILFYVGHLYSCCGILIKGSIQSNRSGNTRLIPDLTAISKGEQFPHFHPTTCILHWNL
- the LOC127916961 gene encoding uncharacterized protein LOC127916961 isoform X13, translating into MPLTIKCVISKHMFKYTKVHILYKYIKVHILLKYIKVHILFKYIKVHILLKYIKVHILFKYIKVHILYKYIKVHILLKYIKVHILFKYIKVHILVKYIKVHILYKYITVHILLKYIKVHILYKYIKVHILLKYIKVHILYKYIKVHILLKYIKVHILYKYIKVHILYKYIKVHILYKYIKVHILYKYIKVHILYKYIKVHILYKYIKVHILYKYIKVHILLKYIKVHILYKYIKVHILYKYIKVHILFYVGHLYSCCGILIKGSIQSNRSGNTRLIPDLTAISKGEQFPHFHPTTCILHWNL
- the LOC127916961 gene encoding uncharacterized protein LOC127916961 isoform X4, encoding MPLTIKCVISKHMFKYTKVHILYKYIKVHILLKYIKVHILFKYIKVHILLKYIKVHILFKYIKVHILYKYIKVHILLKYIKVHILFKYIKVHILVKYIKVHILYKYITVHILLKYIKVHILYKYIKVHILLKYIKVHILYKYIKVHILYKYIKVHILYKYIKVHILYKYIKVHILYKYIKVHILYKYIKVHILYKYIKVHILYKYIKVHILYKYIKVHILFKYIKVHILLKYIKVHILYKYIKVHILYKYIKVHILYKYIKVHILFYVGHLYSCCGILIKGSIQSNRSGNTRLIPDLTAISKGEQFPHFHPTTCILHWNL
- the LOC127916961 gene encoding uncharacterized protein LOC127916961 isoform X5 translates to MPLTIKCVISKHMFKYTKVHILYKYIKVHILLKYIKVHILFKYIKVHILLKYIKVHILFKYIKVHILYKYIKVHILLKYIKVHILFKYIKVHILVKYIKVHILYKYITVHILLKYIKVHILYKYIKVHILLKYIKVHILYKYIKVHILYKYIKVHILYKYIKVHILFKYIKVHILYKYIKVHILYKYIKVHILYKYIKVHILYKYIKVHILYKYIKVHILFKYIKVHILLKYIKVHILYKYIKVHILYKYIKVHILYKYIKVHILFYVGHLYSCCGILIKGSIQSNRSGNTRLIPDLTAISKGEQFPHFHPTTCILHWNL